The stretch of DNA AGCCGGAACCATGGCTTGGCCCACTTGGTTGGGGTTGATTGGTAGTAGAATGCTCACCATCGAATGATGGTCTCTGCTCAGTGAAAAGGTTGGCAGCATGATCAGCTTGAGCATTGGTTGGAGGTTCATTGGCAGTCAACACTTGAGCTGGATTTGGCAAAGGGTTCTCATGTGGTGGCCTTTGATCAACATTAGTTTCTTCATTATTAGGCTCAAGAGTGTTGCCCTCTGCGCCATGATGTGGTGAACCAGTAGGCTTGGGTGATGGTGACTTGTTAGGAATAGCAGTTTCGACAGGCTGAGGAGACGGAGTCCTTTCTAGCACAGTTTCATGTTGTGCAGCAACTGGTTCTTCGACCACTTCTTTAGCCACTTGGCTGGGAGAAGGATTATCCTGAGGAACAGCTTGTGATGGATTTTGTGGCTGAAATAAATAAAGTCATAAGATAAATAACAAGCCCAAAAGCCAAGGAAATGGTAAGAAATAAAAGAGATGGCTTACTTGGGTTTGATTGTCAGAAGCAGCTTCAAGTACTTGAGGCGCTTCTGTTGTGACAGCAGGAGTCTCGACAGCAGTAGTCGAAATGGGAGACTCTctatgcttcttcttcttcttcttcttcttcttcttcttcttcttcttcttcttcttcttcttcttcttttctgtCTGCTCTGGAGGAGGATTCTCAGGAGGCATAGGAGTGTCTGTTTGTGTCTCAACCTCAGAGGATTGGTTTTCAGGAGTAGCCATTTGGCTAGATTGTTgatccttctttttcttcttgtcTTTGGTGGGTTCATCATTATGGGGAGGATCGTGTGTGGTGGCATTGTTTGTTTGTTCAGGAATAGCCGAAAGAGCAGGTGTATCCTACGAACCACATTTCAATGAGTTTGCATTCAAATCAAAAGAGAAAGAAGTTTTTGGTCAAATAGTTACCTTATCTGCAGCGCTCGAACAAGCAACTGGAGTAGGCTTTTGTTTCTTTAAAGAGGAGGGGACCTCACTTGAATGTGATCTTTTGCGTGAGGTAATCTGAAAAAGGGCATAGAAAAGTTAGTACAAAAAGACCCATAATAAgtatgaaagaaagaaaaatacttACCCCTAGCTCAACCTTTGGTGGGAGAGGAGGTTTGTTGGAATTGCTAGAACCTGCTTTCGACTTACTCCCTGCATAAAAGAGGTGCACATAAGAGAAAAGTACGCAAGTTAAAAACTATGTAAACAGAATTCGAAACAAAAGGTTACCTTTGGTGTTTAACTTCGACTTGATCTTGTTCAAAATGGATGAGTCGAATCCATCAGAAATAGCAGTGAGCAAGGCAGCCCTATTGACCAGGCGTCCCTCATAGTGGAGAGACCACCATTTAAAGAATTCCCTGGTACAGGCATGAGAAGGAGCAAACTCGAATGGAGTAAGCTCATAGGAAGGTTTGCTGAAATGTTTCAAAAATGAACGGAATTGTGGCTCCGTCATGCCATATTTGCCTAAGCAAATTTCCCTTTCCTCCAAGTATATGCTCTTTGGGAGTATTTGGGTTAATCCAAATTGGCGAGACACCAAGTTTGGGAAGTAGCCAACCAGCCCAAAATCTCCAGAGGTCAACCCAATTCGACAAGATAAAACTGTGGGCATCAGGTAGGCACTCCAAATATTGTTAACCACCTCTTCGAAATATGGTGGAGAAGGAAAATGTTGAGTAAACCAAGGAGGGCCAAGTGGCCTATCCACAAAGGGAGCAAAGCTGGGCTTGAACTTCTTCAGGTTGAGAAAAGCATTAAAATATTGTTGGAAGGCCACATCATAAGTAAGACCTCTCACCCTAGGAACCAGCCTTGCCAGCCTTGTGCCTTCGACTTGGCGCGCGCGCGATTCATCATAAAATGGCTCAGGCAAGAAAAGGTCAAGTTATGCATGAAATGTGGCATTCAGCCATAATTGCAGCAACCAGAAAGGGTCAGCTCCTAAGAAGGTGGATCCATCACCTATCTTCTTAAGATGCTCACAAGCATCCCTCATGGATTCATAAAGACATCCAAGAATGAGTCGAGCAAAACTAAATTGCTGACACTCATGCAGCTGAATGGCCATAGGAATGAATTTTTTGGCcacttggagagattgagtgcagAAAACATATTGAGACAGCCAGAGGGTTAGAAAAGCAACATGCTCTTCAGAACTTACCTCATCATTAGTTTTTTGATTCTCAACTATATATTTGGAGTAAGATTTATTTCGAAAGTCAAATTTGATGGTGTCAGAAGCTTTAGAGGGATCATAAGTGTCCCCAAGGGGTGATAAACCAGTAATAGCAGCAACATCAAGCAGTGTAGGGGTCATCATGCCACATTCGAAGTGGAAAGTGTTGGTGGAAGATTCAAAGAAATGTAAAGCAGCAATAATCATTTCTTGTTGGTATTTAAGACCTGTCCTAGAGAGCtgaataaggtcataaatacCACACGCTTGCCAAATATCAACCTTGTCCTGTTGTATTCTATCTAACCAATTAAGGTATTGGTCATTTAAAGAATGAGCTGATCGAAACACCCTATTAGGCGCTTTAATGTAACTGAAGTTATAGGGTTCACTAAGAAAGACCCTAGGTTTACAGAGCTTGAAAACAGGAAAGATGGGTATGGTGTTAGGATTACGATTTCTGTCATCTGGTTTAGGTCCCCCAAATGCATGCACCAGATTATTAATGGAATAAGGGAAGATTACCTGGCTTTCCCAAACTTTTTGTAAATCCGTTCGCAGCGAAGGTTCTGGAACGACATCTTCTTCGTAAGAGGAGAGGGTGGTGGTGGTCCACTTGCCAACATAAGGAAGCAACTTTGCAGCGTTTGAACTAGACGCCATTGTTGAAGTTCAAGAGTTTTGCAGAAAATCAACGATTAGGGTTGAGATTGGGAATTGTGAGTTGTTGGAACAGTTTAGAAAGAAGCTGAGAGAAGAAAAGGCTGGCGATGTGATGATAAGTAAAGTTTCAAAGTTGAAGGTGTTTGGAAGCAAGAGATTCAGCGAAGAATTCTCAGAtgttgaggaagaagatgaacagttgaaAGAAAGAGTGTGGAAAAAGAACAATGGAGAGAGGATTTGGCTATTTATAGAGGCGCGTGATCGTAGAATTAAAATAATCCAAAAAGGAAAATAACAACTTCTTCAACTTCCTGCGCTGACAAGTGTCCAAATCCCTTGACAAGTGGAAAAGAAAGTAAGTTTTGGAGCCTAAACGATAGGAGAAATAATTGGAAAAGAAAGATATCCATTAGCATTTTCAAAAATGCTACTTCCTCCTTCGATAGATACAGTCGAAAgtggcatttttggggggcaatttgttggatataaatttggtactTATCAATGAAATATAATTGGTAGGTCCAACATTTATTTGAAGGTTATATTGTTAAAGTAAAACTTTCAAATGTTGTGTCGAAGTATCAATCATGTCGAAACGGAAGAGAGTTTCGAAGACTTTGAAAGGTACGCTTGGGGTTAGTTTTGCCAAGAACCCGTCGAAGCCACAGATTGAGTCGAAGGTTTAACTGGGTCAGGCCCAAAAGAAACACCAACGGCCCAATAAgcattggcgcgcgctgaagaaGTGATGGacgaaagtggagaacgtgggtcgACGTGGacgtccagatgatcaagaagcAGTTACCACTTCACTTTAGTATTTATagcagtttttcattcagaacaggcgtcacaaaattttatacaaaactcTCTctgaaaattctaagtactcagcgttCGAACGAAAGGAATATctgaggagaaatgtatgttgtGAACCATTTACTTGTAATTGCTTTACatttcaatgcaatttactttccAGCAATGTTCTTTAgctttatttaatgtttttttatgaaattgttgtttcgaggcgattcgaactagcattttttgttattgtttgcAAAAGATTTAACTCTTAAGTGTTTGTTTTTCCcttaaaacgaacattcaaacattttttCTAAGTGAAGATGCGACACCGAAATAGTATTAGTTTTCCCAATTTTATACCCCTCAAAAAAGTTACGCGCTACCAAAGATTCCATCAACACATTCAAACCCTCAGCagccaaaagaaaaaggaaaggagatAAATGATCTCCTTGTCTAAGGCCTCTCTCCATGGGGAACTCATCAGTTGGGCTACCATTGACAAGAACAGACGCTGTGGCTGTACCCACACATTCTCTAATCCACTTCCGCCATAAAGTTGGAAACGTCATTCTCTCCATTACTTTGTCCAAATAGCCCCAATCTACCGAATCATATGCTTTCTCAAAGTCCACCTTGAAAAGCATGTGTTCCTTTTTAGACTTCCGAGCCTCATCCACAATCTCGTTAGCGATGAGAATACCATCCAAAATCTGCCTATCCTTAACAAAAGCCGTTTGAGTCTCAGAAATCACACTACCAATAACAAGCCTCAACCTGTTCGCTAGAACCTTCGCCAAAATTTTATACAGGCTTCCAACTAACGATATCGGCCTAAAATCATTCAACTGTTAGGGGCTATCCACCTTTGGGATCAACGCGATGAAAGTAGAATTGATACCTTTAGACAATTTACCGTTCCGATGGAAATCTGAAATAAAGCGCATAACATCTCCCCGAAGCTCAGCCCAAAAATCTTTAAAGAAACCAAAATTTATCCCGTCAGGCCCAGGACTCTTCAAACTATCACTAATAATATCTGCAAACACCAACCCAACACGTCCACCAAATCTATTGAAGCTTATAAGTCTCTTGTCTATAATTACAGAGTTGATTGTTCCTTCTGGAGAGTAGTGAcagttcttcatcttcaacatcTTCTCAGGAGAGTTCATCCTCTTCAGATTGTAGGACTTGAACTTTCTCAAAATCACAACCTTTTCATTTGTTTTAGGTGTTGGTTCTTCATACCTTTTTTTAACGAACTCCAAGACAACCAAAGAGGTGAGTAGAGTTTACATTTGAACAACCCAAAAATCATAATTCTCTTCTTCAAACAAAGGAActttaacattattttaaattgtGCAAGTGTTGCTTGCAGAAgccatattttttgttgtttttgctgCAGCTACAACGATAACTATATaagagtaaataaaaataaaattatagagtagaattgagttaaaaaaaaagttgtgcGGTGGTGTTTAAAACctaaatcttttcaaaataggcatgtcaaaatttcaaattttcaaatagaaggattaaaatataaatttagtcAAAATCAAGGAGTTAAAACcctaatttatttaaaatatggggttaaaattctaaattttttatcttaataATTACTTAATATGTGTGTTCAAAGTTAAAAAATCAAAGATTTGAACAAAGAAAGTAATAAATGAATGATGCTAcgtgttaaaaaataattataaaataaaattttccctctagttctttttttgttggtacataTATGTTTCCTCCGGTTCtattataagaaataaaactctaattaacataatatattaaacatGTTTTAAAGAATATGGGTGAATAAAGAACATATTACACTCGGTCCCGTGAACTTAACATTGCATTAGCTGAGTTCGAATCTAGATtatctcacttattcaccttaaagatggaatttctaaccactatattaattatttgaagaaaaaaaatactacagtGAGTAAATGAAATACCAAATCAGGCTTTGATTTTGTAAGAAACTTtcaaataattgtaaaatataagaatttaattgacattaaatgattaaatataAAGTCCaacattaataatttaatagaattaaatacttttttaatatatatttatagggcACTTGTAGTGTACTAtagatgaaaattttatattaaaaatagtacatttcttttatttaaatgtcaaaaattgttttgttcaaaatataattattatttgaaacATTTTAATATGTATCATAAAGACAGACACATGTTAGCCTAACTCATTGTTATAAAGTCatgaaaatagaataaaaaataaaaaagtcatgAAAATAGAATTTCCTATAGAGTCGAGTTGCTTAATAAGTTGTTTCATCTTAGAAAAGGAACAAACATATTCCTAGAAACCAGAGGAGACCCGAACTCTAACAACATTCACTAAACAACATGGCAAGAAACACAAATGGTCTTGTAACTCTTGTTTTTATGCTAGCTAACTTTCTCCATGGATCAGTAGCAACAAATTTCTCGGTTGGTCATGGCAGTGACCAATTCCAAGGTGGGGAGGATCCAATCACATCGTCATTCAAAATCCATTGGGGTACCGAGAGAACATTAGCCGTAGGTGACGTTCTTGGTAAGTAATAGATTTTGTAAACCTTAATGAgctattaattaataattataaatcagattttgttttaattattaatttgcTCTAATGAACAGAATTCGACTATGGAGAACAACACAATGTGACAATGGTAACAAAATCAGATTTCAATAGTTGTAATAAAACAAACTTACATACAAACAGTTCAATCAGGGTGTTGGTTCTCAAGAAAGTAGCGCAATATTATTTCATTTGTACCATTGCAGATCACTGTTCAGCTTATGATGAGAAACTGTCAATTAATGTTGCTAATTCTGTTCCAGCACCAGAACAACCACCAATTGCTTCTTCTTCTGCACCAAATGCTACCACTTCACCTCCATCTCCTGCTACTGGTACGTACCACCCTTCTACTCATAGATTAACAAAAGTGatatcatcttttttatttttaactatcTTTTGATTTTGCTGTTAGAATTAAACCACTAAATATTAAACTCATATATACATGTTCAACATACTATGATATATACTTCAGTGCGGAAACAAAATAGTTATAGAAGCATGTATAAAATCATAGGATCTACAAGATTATTTTTAGGAAAATCTAGATCCATGATGAAAAGTTTTTTGCAATGTCTTCTAATAAAATCATAATATGTATAAAATCATATTATGTACCACCCTTCTACTCATAGATTAACAAAAGTgatatcatcttttttttttatttttaactatcttttgattttgattcttaAAGTGATACtgacatttattttaaaacaaaaaattttgaGACGAAGGGAGTAATTTGTGTTTATTGAAGTTTTTTCATCTACTCCCTCCATCACATGTAAAAACACATTGACAAATACATAAGAGAAAAGTAGTTTTTGAATTAAATTTGTCAATAATGTGCATTCTTTTTCCAAAATTACCCTTCAAGAGAGAGAAATGATGATGTTTTATTTCTCTTCATTTAATTAAgggtatttttgtaaaaatttaattagtgaaccttgaattttgaaaagtatCTTATAAAATAGGGcaacaaaattttagaaaaaagtCTTTTATATTGGAATGGAGGAAGTAATATTTAACcgttgaaaataaattaatttttttggtaaaccaaaggtatccttcgcgcgcaactgcagagtCTAATTccctcgaggtaactgagatttATTTGAGGGGTTGATCTCTCTAACAAATATTTCTCCATACACATCGGTcggggatcgaacccaaaaCCAAATAGTTAAGGGATCCAATTATCTACCACTTGTTTTAATAGAGTGTTTTGGTAACTGGAGATATCACTcgatcaattaattaataaagtgaAAAAGCATACTTATATTGTGGTTAAAGTTAaggaaaaatagtttttttatttatttaaatctTTGATGGTCAAGAGACGTGTTTGGACTACATGTTGCTTTATGTAATTTTCAGGGTTTCTTTTTGTGTTGTGACTTCTGACTTTTGAGAGTTTGTTTTCTGCTTTGACCTTTTTaaacttttgtttctttttcttttagacacatcatgtgtttaaTTGatcttttcaatatattattcgGCTTATTCAACAAAAAAGATATTCGACATATTATAAATACTAATTCTAATACTAATTCGCCTTATGGAGttgtttttggattttgatAAGTCGGTCgtttttgggttgggttgtTGTCTTTTCCGGTGACTTAATTGGAAGTCGAGGAGTGTCTTTCCAATTATGAGATTAAGATGGACTTCAATTAGATGGTATTTATTTTGGTGTTTATTTTCGAGGTTCGACATATTTACGGCACCTCTGCTATGTAGTTTCTTTTATTACCCGTCTCTATTCATCTTAATATCTTATATCAAGACCTGGTAAATAATATATTTggcattaaaaacataaaattgacATAGTGCTTTGAAGGAGAGGATGGTATTACATCggctaatatatatttttccttctttttagtttattttcaatgtttttttccttctaatatatttctttttagtGCCTTAATAATCATAAACATTCCCTGATGGAAGTATATTAGACCCGTTACACAAAGTCACTTTGTTAACTTCTaatgaaaaagatgaaaaaacaCTAGTTAGAGTATTTATGGTTATTGCAAGAtcatttcaattatttatttcttcTCTATTCAATTATTAAAGACACATAATCTTGCTCTCAATGTTAATGATTGCAGGTAGTCCCTCTAACTCGAAAAGGAAAGTCATTATAGGTAATATATCAAActttctttttatattgtttCGATATTAATTTCATAATTACCATCTAGGTTGCACCTGAGCTCAGGGGCGAACTTGTGTGAGGCTTGGTGTGtctatagccacaccagcctagcccaaatattttttaaaaataataataattttataaataattttaaattattttatatacatattcatacaaatattaatgACTGTAAGTCTCTCGAtacatattaatttaatattagtgcaaatattagtttatagtctcctattgatgatttcaactcttttgttatacatatattttaagttatatactttaattgtataataatcaactttaacTATGTTTGTAAAAAATACTTGAATTCGTAGTATTGTGTAAAATTAACGATTGTggcatataaatatgaaatgatataaaacaataggtttaattttttcaagtaagaagatatgagtaaaattggaataaaaattaataagttaagCTAACTGAATTAGTTTATCAAACTAaattataagctagtaaaattttgggttctatatattttggtccaagATAGAATCTTGTGATGTATCAAAGAATAGTAATATGTATGATTTCACATATATTCAATAAGTTAtagtcttttctttttttcaaatagaaattttgtgtttttctagatatagtttgttaattttttttattttttttaaatagaaattttCTGAATTGTTTGtttattggtgtttttttttagatacacatgttgtattaataataatttcatatgtTGTTCGTTGTTTAACTGAATTATTAAGATAACGATGAATATTTTTCAGTAATgcctaaaaaaattaatcacacTAATAATTCATGTCTGGGTCTGCCCCTGAGCTGGAGTGAGTTATGGACTATTATAGCTCGGTGTGAGTATGAATTTTACTTAGagttttctcttaaaaaaaactaattctcCTTCTAATAACAGGTGTTGGAAGTGCAGCAATGGTAGCATTCCTAATGTGCATCATAATTTATTGTTTTAGAGGGAAGTCATTAATACAACAAGTAAAATTTCGGTTTAATTTTAATACAAATGGTGATAAAGttattgaacaatttttaaaaaatcatggAGCTTTATCGCAAAAAAGATATAAATTTTCGGAAATAAAGAAAATGACAAACTCATTTGAAATTAAACTAGGTCAAGGGGGTTATGGTGTTGTGTACAAAGGAAAGTTATTCAATGGTTGTCTTGTGGCTGTGAAGATATTGAATACATCAAAAGGAAATGGTGAAGAATTTATTAATGAGGTTGCAAGTATTACTAGAACTTCACATGTTAATGTTGTCAACCTTCTCGGATTTTGTTTTGAAAGTCGTAAAAAAGCTCTCATATATGAATTTATGTCTAATGGTTCTCTCGACAAATTTATTTACAATAAGGGATCTGAAACCATTGCATCTTTGAGTTGGGATAATTTGTATCAAATTGCAAAAGGGATAGCCCGTGGACTAGAGTACTTGCATAGAGGATGTAACACTCGAATTTTACATTTTGACATAAAACCGCACAACATTCTTTTAGATGAGAATTTTTGTCCAAAGATTTCAGATTTTGGACTTGCGAAACTTTGTCCTAGGAAAGAGAGTATTATTTCAATGTCAGATCAAAGAGGTACAATGGGATATGTAGCTCCAGAAGTGTGGAATAGAAGTTTTGGTGGAGTTTCACACAAGTCTGATGTTTATAGTTACGGAATGATGTTGTTGGAAATGGTTGGAGGGAGAAAAAACATTAATGCTAATGCAAGTCAAACAAGTGAGATATATTTTCCTCATTGGGTGTATAGTAGGCTTGAACTTGGTAATGATTTGAGACCTGACGGGATAATGAATACAGAAGAAGATGATATTGCAAGGAGAATGACCATTGTGGGATTATGGTGCATTCAAACATTTCCTAATGATAGGCCTACAATGAGTAAAGTGATTGAACTGTTAGAAGTTAGCATGAATTTGTTGCAAATACCACCAAAACCATTATTTTCTTCTCCTACTAGATCAGACTGATAAAATATTAAAGTAAGTATAATTGTTAATGTTGACCTTTTTAATCTCTTTGTAAAGGGTGGAACAGTCTTTGGATTGAATCCGATTCACAATTGGttaatttaacttttaagtTCTCCCACATTGTCCCTTGGAAGCTTCGTAATAGATGGTTCAATTGATTGACGTTGACTAAAACCATGCATTTTAGAGTGACTCACATTTATCGTGAagggtgttagataataaaataatagtctatgttattgggtctgttagtttagagtccattaggttttattatatattctctagtaaccttCTTGTAATGTTAAGCTAATGCAATGATATTTTATTGGTATTCTATAAACCCTAGTCGTCTTTCccttttcctatttgtgtatctctgattctaacatGATTCTGAAGCAATTTGTTTACTTTTGGGCGTTTCTGAAGTCTTGtgattgattgcacttctccctgacttcttctgattgcattgtaCTTCTCCCtgacttcttctgattgcacttctccctgacttcttcttctgattgattgcacttctctctgacttcttctgattgcattgcacttctccctattatattgtattgcacttctccctattgcatttcttctgattgtattgcacttcttctgattgcattgcacttctccccctattgcacttcttctgattgtattgcacttctccctattgcacttctgattgtattgcacttctccctattgcacttcttctgattgtattgcacttctccccctattacACTTcccttctgattgcattgctcttctccctattgcacttatTTTGATTGATTGCACTGTTTGATTGCATCTCTCTCTATTGGCTGATTCTTCTGTTTGGTCcggttttgtttgatttggtacGATTTGGATTGGTTGACTTTGGACCGGACTAGATTGGATGTTggatatttgatttgtttctcc from Trifolium pratense cultivar HEN17-A07 linkage group LG5, ARS_RC_1.1, whole genome shotgun sequence encodes:
- the LOC123887363 gene encoding PR5-like receptor kinase gives rise to the protein MARNTNGLVTLVFMLANFLHGSVATNFSVGHGSDQFQGGEDPITSSFKIHWGTERTLAVGDVLEFDYGEQHNVTMVTKSDFNSCNKTNLHTNSSIRVLVLKKVAQYYFICTIADHCSAYDEKLSINVANSVPAPEQPPIASSSAPNATTSPPSPATGSPSNSKRKVIIGVGSAAMVAFLMCIIIYCFRGKSLIQQVKFRFNFNTNGDKVIEQFLKNHGALSQKRYKFSEIKKMTNSFEIKLGQGGYGVVYKGKLFNGCLVAVKILNTSKGNGEEFINEVASITRTSHVNVVNLLGFCFESRKKALIYEFMSNGSLDKFIYNKGSETIASLSWDNLYQIAKGIARGLEYLHRGCNTRILHFDIKPHNILLDENFCPKISDFGLAKLCPRKESIISMSDQRGTMGYVAPEVWNRSFGGVSHKSDVYSYGMMLLEMVGGRKNINANASQTSEIYFPHWVYSRLELGNDLRPDGIMNTEEDDIARRMTIVGLWCIQTFPNDRPTMSKVIELLEVSMNLLQIPPKPLFSSPTRSD